One window from the genome of Acinetobacter lanii encodes:
- the cas6f gene encoding type I-F CRISPR-associated endoribonuclease Cas6/Csy4 yields the protein MNYYIEVTLMENENFSPYELWSQLYPQLHLALVEVKNAENKVNIGFSFPQYRFHQDKGVGFIGTKLRLFAESEADLKKLDVRKWLERLEDYVHITSIRVVPSDIKGYAIYKRKQVKTNAQRLARHRVKRGDIGFDEALARYSNVVTTTNLPYIEMKSLSTSDQQSEKRFKLFIEKQSATKSETQVFSTYGLSSVSSLPEF from the coding sequence ATGAACTATTACATTGAAGTGACATTAATGGAAAATGAAAATTTTTCCCCTTATGAATTATGGTCACAGCTTTATCCTCAATTACATCTTGCATTGGTTGAAGTTAAAAATGCTGAAAATAAAGTCAATATAGGATTTTCATTTCCTCAATATCGTTTTCATCAAGATAAAGGGGTAGGCTTTATTGGCACAAAGTTACGTTTATTTGCTGAATCCGAAGCCGATTTAAAGAAATTAGATGTTCGAAAATGGTTAGAGCGACTAGAGGATTATGTACATATCACCTCTATACGTGTAGTACCTAGTGATATTAAGGGCTATGCCATTTACAAGCGTAAGCAAGTGAAAACTAACGCCCAGCGTTTAGCACGGCATCGTGTAAAACGTGGTGATATTGGCTTTGATGAAGCATTAGCGCGATATAGCAATGTAGTGACCACAACGAATTTGCCTTATATCGAAATGAAAAGTTTAAGTACTTCAGATCAGCAAAGTGAAAAGCGCTTTAAATTATTTATTGAAAAGCAATCTGCAACAAAATCTGAAACTCAGGTTTTTAGCACTTATGGATTAAGTTCGGTGTCCTCTTTACCCGAATTTTAA
- the cas7fv gene encoding type I-Fv CRISPR-associated protein Cas7fv yields the protein MAKVTGVKSVDFKITAYGYGVVNWNGPTSLTGNDGKTVDNHTLPKLRGFSNLSGKVKEETGYKYRKEASDIDFNETPLYISQNCIRHHLFRDQSFDLHYAKDKNLIDVVASITGLIRGYVVPSSQCKRTSPLLITDFIDQLGNGNFEQLSNASSSEEITQADGSKTYKRGENSIFSKTTFGDTEYIAYGSISIEQLQFISLDKKFDRASMIIKEGEGEKIAERVQEFIKSLDPSKEPKAIFHKNYVRKGTIFNEGEVGILLDNTAINILVKETLSMLEELVIKQAKGYMCVDTVEVDYNDSHKMMRIKRNPDQANPEPQQDYAVYFEAQ from the coding sequence ATGGCTAAAGTAACAGGTGTAAAAAGCGTAGATTTTAAAATTACAGCATATGGTTATGGGGTGGTGAATTGGAATGGTCCAACGTCACTAACAGGCAATGACGGTAAGACAGTGGATAACCACACATTACCTAAACTGCGTGGTTTTAGTAATTTATCGGGTAAAGTCAAAGAAGAAACAGGCTACAAATACCGTAAAGAAGCATCGGATATTGATTTTAACGAAACGCCTTTATATATCAGCCAGAACTGTATTCGCCATCACTTATTTCGCGATCAATCTTTTGATTTACATTATGCTAAAGATAAGAATTTGATTGATGTTGTTGCATCTATTACGGGATTAATCCGTGGTTATGTTGTGCCATCGAGCCAATGTAAACGTACCAGTCCTCTTTTAATCACTGATTTCATCGATCAGTTGGGTAATGGTAACTTCGAGCAACTTTCGAATGCGAGTTCAAGTGAAGAAATTACGCAAGCTGATGGTTCAAAAACATATAAACGTGGTGAAAACTCAATCTTCTCTAAAACAACTTTTGGTGATACTGAATATATCGCTTATGGTTCAATTAGCATTGAACAATTGCAGTTTATTTCATTGGATAAGAAGTTTGACCGTGCTTCGATGATTATTAAAGAAGGTGAAGGTGAAAAAATTGCTGAACGCGTACAGGAATTTATTAAGAGCCTTGATCCATCGAAAGAACCCAAAGCAATTTTCCACAAAAATTATGTGCGTAAGGGTACGATTTTTAATGAAGGTGAAGTAGGTATATTGCTCGACAATACTGCAATTAATATTTTAGTCAAAGAAACCCTTTCAATGCTTGAAGAACTTGTCATTAAGCAGGCCAAAGGCTATATGTGTGTTGATACGGTCGAAGTGGATTATAACGACAGTCATAAAATGATGCGTATTAAACGTAATCCAGACCAAGCCAATCCTGAGCCACAACAAGATTATGCGGTTTATTTTGAAGCCCAATAA
- the cas5fv gene encoding type I-Fv CRISPR-associated protein Cas5fv: MQIIIEYESSWRNSFLDGSNNEPLPKGGRNFIASMTTLKQEGNYKKRSISKDTVMGVLNRLIGDQRKLYQARQDENYYFTEVEKVLQDSDIVDQALNSNEMVYIRNVSGSTDQNSFTGEIKANDPSFSSSFSAELWGVLWLNLSEVSKFILDESYSVTYSDVLDPITVCNRIEVLSAEKPMDLTEDIQAVLDCLLNHFPDTNYLTAKKQLPLISIYASALYIQIARLSQRYDLSNALTKSGGLSGISKRGFTKKDFMDRYTTGSKKLIWGNPYLLKEKKKGEGEVVSVLTKASGKLIINLNISKEQARDLEEKIEDAGVSSFYLGKKGLAYVTDIRV; this comes from the coding sequence ATGCAAATCATTATTGAATATGAGTCTTCATGGCGAAATTCATTTTTAGATGGCTCTAACAATGAACCTTTGCCTAAAGGCGGACGTAATTTTATTGCTTCAATGACAACATTAAAGCAAGAAGGTAATTACAAAAAGCGTAGTATTTCAAAAGATACCGTCATGGGGGTTCTGAATCGTTTGATTGGCGATCAACGTAAACTTTATCAAGCACGGCAAGATGAAAATTATTATTTTACTGAAGTTGAGAAAGTACTTCAGGACAGTGATATTGTCGATCAAGCTTTAAATAGTAACGAAATGGTTTATATCCGTAATGTTTCAGGCAGTACAGATCAAAATTCATTTACAGGTGAAATTAAAGCAAATGATCCATCCTTTAGCTCAAGTTTTTCAGCTGAACTTTGGGGTGTTTTATGGCTTAATTTATCTGAAGTTTCCAAATTTATTTTGGATGAGTCATATTCTGTAACGTACTCTGACGTTTTAGACCCAATTACAGTATGTAATCGTATTGAAGTTTTGAGTGCAGAAAAACCAATGGATCTGACGGAAGATATTCAAGCTGTACTAGACTGTTTATTGAATCATTTCCCAGATACAAATTACTTGACCGCTAAAAAGCAGTTGCCTTTGATTAGTATTTACGCCTCCGCTTTGTATATCCAAATTGCAAGATTGTCACAACGATATGATCTTTCAAATGCGTTAACAAAAAGTGGTGGACTGAGTGGAATTTCTAAACGTGGTTTTACCAAAAAAGATTTTATGGATCGTTATACGACAGGAAGTAAAAAGCTCATTTGGGGAAATCCATATTTATTGAAAGAAAAGAAAAAAGGAGAGGGTGAAGTCGTATCTGTTTTAACCAAAGCGAGTGGAAAGCTCATTATCAATTTGAATATTTCTAAAGAACAAGCAAGAGATTTAGAAGAAAAAATTGAAGATGCAGGTGTTTCATCTTTTTACTTAGGGAAAAAAGGCTTGGCTTATGTCACGGATATTCGAGTTTAA